AATGGCCTCGTCCTGGTTCAGCGTGAAGGAGAGGTTCTTGCCGAAGAAGTTCTGGATGCGCTCCTTGATGGCCGGCACGCGGCTACCGCCGCCGACCACCTCGATGATGTCGATGTCCTCCTTGCTCAGCTTGGTCTCGGCAAGAGCTTGCTCCAGGACGGTGTCGATGCGGTTGAGCAGAGGCTCGACCATAGCCTCGAACTCCTGCCGCGTGATCATGGCACggacatcgatatcgttcATGAGCGACTCGATGTTCATGGGCGCCTGCTGGTTGGCAGAGAGCaccttcttgagcttctcggcggcggcgtagaCGCGGGACAGGGCCTTGGGGTTGCTGTAGATGTCGATCTTGTACTTGCCGAGGAACTCCTTCTGCAGGTGCTCGACAATGGCGCGATCGAAGTCGCGGCCGCCGAGGTGGCGATCATAAGCGTGGCCCTTGACGGCGAGCTCGCCCTTCTTGAACTCGACGATGGAGCAGCTGTAGTCGCTGTAGCCAACGTCGACGAAAGCAACCCGGCGCGGCTTCTCGTCGGGGCCGGGCAGGTCGAGCTTGGTGATGCCGTAGCCGAGAGCGGCGGCAGTTGTGTCGTTAATAAGGCGAAGGAGCTTCAGTCCGGCAATTTCGGCGGCGTCAATGAGGGCGCGGCGCTGGGCATCGGTGAACCAGGCGGGCACGCTCATGACCAGGTCCGACACGGGGAGCTtgacctcggcggcggtcGTCTGCTTGATCTTGGTGAGGAACATGGCAACGAGCTGTGTTGCCGTGAACTGCTCCTTCTTGCCGAGATACGTGACCTCGGCGCCGACCTGGCCATTGATATCGACCAGGGGCGCCGAAATGTACTTTTGCTCGATCTGGATATCGGGATCGTTGAGCGAGCGTCCGACGAGGCGCTTTAGGCAGCCGACGGTGTTCTTGAGGTTGGAGATCTCCTGGGTCTTTGCGGCCTCGCCGAGGTAGCGGCACTTGGGGCCGAAGCCGACGAGCGATCTGTCGCCCGAGGTTAGACGCCGGCTCCAGGCTCCAGGACGAGACGGGCGGTGTGTGACACTTACGGAGTTGCCCGGTTGGAAACCTCATTGGTAATCTGCAAACAGAGCCTGTCAGTGCTGTGTACTGCTTGTCTTGGTCGCTATCCCCATCTGGCTCTGGCGCATAGCTCGATATTTTATAAGGGGCCCGGGCGGTGGCGGCAGAGACGAGGAACTTTTACGTACCACATCGACACCCCGATTCCTCGCGACGGCGATGACAGTGTTGAGGGAACCGAAATCGACACCTGCAGCGCATTTGCATGTCAGCGTCTTGTTCTTGCGGCGCGCAAAGGGTATGGCCGGGCAGGTGGGGAAGGGAAATCGCAACTTACCGACGACACTCATGTTGGGCGGGAAGTGAGGGGCACTAAAAGAAGCAACACTTCGTGTAAACAAATGAACCGTCGGACGAGCGAACCGGATATCGTCAATCACGGCTTTGTTTATGGAAAAGCGCTTACCAGCTCAGTGAAGTGTCGGGAAGGTATGCGATTGAAGGTTAAGGGTCTGCGCAGATGCAGCGTCTGGCAGTCGGTCTATCGGGTGCAGAGAAGGGGAACCTGGAAATCCTGTATCGACAAAGCAGCAAGTCCAGTTGGCAGgcagaaaaaggaaaaaaaaaaaatcagaCCTTCAAAGGAGCCCGATTCTGCTGGCGAACCAAGGGCGGGTTTCCCCTCCATGGGGCCTTATGGGGGGGCAGCCGCTAGCCCCGCACCGGGGCGTCGGCGCCTAAGCCAAGAGTTGGCGGAACCCGGAAGAAGATTCGAGATTGGCTCAGAAGGGCAGGGCAGGCGCTACCTCACAACGAGAGGATCTAATATTACAAGAGATTCCTCGCGGTATGTACAATATTCATCCATCTTATCCAATCAGAAATGCTTTAGAAATGTGATTAAATCTCAGTCCCGGTAAAGTGGTCTTGTGATTGGGAATTGATGTTGTCCATCCCCGATGCTGCCTGACATCGACCTGCTCCTACACTACCAAGCGAGGGTCTGAGCGATAACCATCGCCCGATAACCTTATCACGTATTGCACGCCTCGCGTGCACCTATCACCCCACCTCGAAGGCACTTTGCCGCAGCCAGCAAGAGCACACACTGCTGACATTTGCCAAGCCACCGCCCCTCCGCACTTTTTCGCATTTGAGTGCCCCGCCATGCTCTCTACTCATGCCTTATGTATggtgtactgtatgtatgtctCTGTCTTGGGACACTCTGAATTACGCTCGAGAGGGGAAGTCACTATTACTCTCGCCACGAGACGGAAAAACCAGGCATATCGTCACTAGCCGGTCGCCGCCTTAATGGATGCCCAACCGGAAACCGAAACGCGGACTCCCGGAGAATTCGGACCAACGAAGCAAACGAAACCATAGCTAGCGGTTTGATggttttttctttttcttcagATGCAATGCCCAATTGCACCATATTCAACCTCTTTGTCATGCCCAGACCCAACGGACCCACGGGCGTTGGATCCCTAGTACGTAATAAACTGGTGGCCAAGAAGGTTCGTAGGACTCCAGGACTTCGCTTTGACAAGCACTGCGCTGTGAATCCATGACTTTATTACTCGGAAGTTCCGTGAAGGTGCCAGGTATGTATATCTGGTCGCTAATAAGGCTTGTGCCCTATCCAAGATGGTGCGATCTGCGCCACAATATCCCGTGTGAACGAGGCAAACAACGACGCGGCAGGGAGCCGAGAGCGTGTATGTTCTGTTTCTCTTCAAGCTGGATCCCTACGTGCATGCGTGCAGGCTTGCATAGCGTCTCGCAGGGCGCAGTAATAACAAAAACAGGACTGCAGGATGCGTCCCGGTGAAAGTGCAGGTCAAGATATGGACGTATACGAAGGTACTGTTCATGCAAACATGTGTACAAACATACATACAGCCACATTGCCCTCCTCGACATATCATGTGCCATATGGTGACATCTCCTCAGTCTAAAGGGCACTTTTTGAAATCAACGCCACCGACGCGCCTTTTAATGTCGAAACCGAGAGCAATGGAGTACATCCGAACCATTTGGAAGAGACGAACAACAAAGAGCAGCCCATAGACAATCTAGTATCCAAAACCCCTGTTGAACGACTACCGCTACCTCGCCGTCTTCCCAGATCTGTCTCTTGACGACGAGGCGCCGCCATTAGGTCCCGGCTCCCGGGTCGGAGATGTCCCCATTGCCGCCTCTAGGTCGTCTGCCGTGGTTGGTCGCGTCCAGCTCGCCCTTCCCAGTGGGCTCCTCCCAGACCTCGCCCCGGCGGTCTGAGGCGGCTGCGGAGGAGAGTGGGGAGAAGGAGGATGAGGGACAAGAGGCCGCCTCCCACCCTCAGCAGCAACACTCCCGTCCAGCAAGCTGACCTCTCCTCgcggttgttgctgttgctgttgctgttgttgttgctgctgctgcggccgCTGCCGGTTCCCGCCGTCATCGTCCCCCACCTCGACCACGTAGCCGCGCTCctgttgccgccgccgccgctgccgctgcgaCAGTCTCCTCCATACGCGCGACTCGCGCATGGCGAGAAGCTGCCGGACCTGACTCGCCTGCGCGAGCTCGTACTTGCGCCGGTCCTCCTCTCCCATGATGCTCTCGACGGTTTGGGGCATGTACACCGCCACATCCTTGCCgctgccgttgccgttgccgttgccgttgccgttgccgttgccgttgccgtcgtcccCGTGCGGTCCCGAGAGACCACTGTCGAACGAATATCTAGAGTCCTCGTTGTTGTGAATGTTTCTGTAGTTACTACTGCTGCTAAAATAGTTCCTGCCGGTCTCAGCCTCGTTTAGGGAGATGAAGCGGTTGTAGTTGGTGTTAGTGTCCGTGATGGGCGAGGCGCTGCTCTCGAAGAAGGAAGGGGTGGCGAGGGTGAAGACGGAGTCGTCCGGGTGGTGGTACCACCCGGATGCGGTGCGCTCGGGCGCCGCAAAGCGGCCGTCGACTTGGTcaggagggaggaggagggcgccgCCGGTGCTGGCGCCGGTGTCGATGCCGGTGATGGTGCCAGATCTCCGGGTACTCCTGCTTCGCTTGTTCCTCCCGGTATCCTGCttatcctcgtcctcgtctaGGTCGCCGTCGGTGTGGGCGCCTTGGGCGCCTTGGGCGGCGAGCTCGGCCTCTGCGCGCTTTTGGGCTGCGGGTATGAAAGACTCGGGCACGATGTTGAGGTCGTCGCCGGTCTGCTCGGCTTTTTCGATGGCCTGTTGAGCGGTGGTGTTCGCATCGGCCGCGGCTGCGTCGGCGCGCGGGCCGCCCCATGTGCGCTGGCCGGCCGTGAAGATGCCATAGACCATGTAATACCAGTTGAAGAAGGGATTGAGGACGAACATCATGGGATAGAGCCAGATCTTGAAACGGCGGAGCTTGGCGCCAAAGTATATCATCAGCAGCCAGTTCAGGCCGAGCGAGATGGCGATGAAGCCGACTGGTAGCTCGTTGACCTTCTTGGACGTGGTCAACAGCGCCAGAACCATGATGAAGAAGAGCAGGGCGGTGGTGCGGATGGTGTTTTGCATGAACCGGACGAGGACCAAGATTGGATACCGCCTCCACAGCCGCCAATCGGTCAACATGCAAACCTCGTTGGTGATGAAGCCCAGGAACCACCTGCGGCGCTGCTTGATCAGCGACCGCACCGTCTGGACGGCCTCGGTCTTGCAAAAGGCGGACGTGCACATCTGGATCTGATACCGCTTTTTGGCGCCGATCATGAACAGATGGGTCAGCCAGCGGTCCTCGCCCAGGTGGTTCTTTGCAAAGTCGAAGAGGTCCTCGCACTGCTCAGTCTTGTCGGCAAAGTAATACTTGGCCATGCGCCGAAAGGCCGAGAAGCGGAGCATCGTCAGGGCGCCCGGAAGGCAGGTGACGGCGCCGCAGCCGGACTCGACCGTCCGTTCAAAGAGCTGGCCGTGGACGTACTCCATATCCTGGAGGAGGGTGATGAGGCTGTGTTTCCTCGTGGTTGATGTGATGACACCCGTCATGGCCAGCATATCCCGCCGGTTGCCCGGGCTCAGCTCCATATCGTAGACAAAGTTCTGCAGGCAGACCCTGTCGAGGATGCAGTCCGAGTCGATGAAGAGGATGAAGAGGTTGTCATTCCTCTTGAGGTACTTCTCATAGACCTTGTCGATGAGCTTGAAGGTCATCTTTTGGCAATGCCGCTTCCCGCCATGGGGAAACCTCGAGACGGTGATGCGGGCGGCCTTGTACGTCACGTCAATACTCTTGGGGTACGACTCGAGCGTCAGCGGGACACCGAGCTTCTCGATGGTGTTGAGATACAGCTCGTCCACCTGGTCTCCGTCAAAGGAGAGGAAGACGTGGATACAGGAAGGCGGATAGTCGCAGTCGACAACGGAATTGATGGCGGTGATCAGGACGTCCGGCTCCTCCTTGTAGCAAGGCATCACGATAACGACCTTGGGAGCGGATACCTCGTCAAGGACCTGCTTAATGCGCTTCGTTCTCCCGAGCTGATGCGTGACGATCTGGTAGACGCAGAACAACCAGGGGATTGTCAGGAGACCGGCAAAACTCCAGAAAGCGAACCACTGGAGGAACGTGACCATGGCTGGGGGCCAGAAGCGGGCGATGACGCTCGGAAGTGGCAGCGTCACGACCATAATGGGGAGGAAGATGAACCTTTGTTCGACACACATGTCAGCTGCCTGTTGAACGCTGATCAAGCTTTGGGGGCGGCCGCGGAATACCTGAGCAGCGTAAAAGCGACTCCAACAAGGACTGCCAGGACCCGAACGGTCCAGTGCTCGGCTTTGACAAATACCTTCCACAAACAGTAGAGGAAGGCGGCTATCCAGAGGACCCATTCGAGGAAGGCAGCAAGCATAATTATGCCTACGATGGAGGTGTACACGATCTGCCGACAGCTTCAGTCTCTCCCGCTCTGCGGCCCTGCGCATGAGATATGTCACGACTCACGTCCTTGATCGGCCATGTTTCTTCCACACCATCCGCCGCCATTCTGAAGAAGAGCGATCGAAAAAAGTGAAGAGGCGAAAACGATGGTATGAGCCGCTCAAACGGCAGACGGCGTCAGGGAGACAGGAGTGATGATAAAGAAGGACAACGACAGCCGAGAAGTCACGCCGTGATCCATACGAGAAAACTGAGCTGCGTTGGCGCGTGGGAAGCTGCAACGAAGCGGTTGACGGGTAGGTGCACAAGCGAACGGCTACCCTGCAGCGCCGGCGGCCAGTCAATCTCTAGTCCCCTGGTTCCCAGGAGAGCGAACCTCCTCGTATCAGAGAAAATATTTCCGGCGAGGGCCGTGTTTTCTATTTCAGGAAACCAGCGGGCTCGCACCCAGAGTGTGCGACCGCAGCCTTGCCCAGCCCAGCGAACATGGAACAGAGAGATGAGCAGGTGAGGAAAACGGGGAAGCTGTCAGTAAGGGGACAGCAGAGAATAACCGCCTCTCTCGCATGACACAGCAAACCGCGACCTCACCGATCTGACCCAAGATCCAGAACCAGAACCAGAACCAGAACCAGAACGTGGACTGGAGAGCGCTGATCATTCAAGCCGACATCGACGAACACGCCATCAACCGGCCAGCCCCAACCAGTAGTCGTGCCATGTAACCGTATACTCGCAGCATACGGGCTACGAGCTCAGGTGGGCCTGGCAGGCCGAGCCGTCAATAGTGTATAATATCTGTAAATGAAGAGACACTTTAGCCGGTTCCCTCTTGGTGCACCCAACAATGATGTGCTGCGGATTTCGCCATCTCGCAAGAGCCGCGTCAAATGGCCGAGGTAGCATTTTAACTGCGCAGTTAATGCTGTGTAGCAACCCGGATGCGCATCTGCGCCCTGACCTCTGGGCCTGGACGCTCCAAGTATGCGCTGAAAAGAACCACGTCGGGCCAACCACGCCGCCAGGCTGGGCCCGGATCGACAGACGCGTGTTGGTGGCGCGAGATCGAGGCTAGGTAAGTTCGGCAAATTTTGTTACGGTTCGCAAGGGCTTAGGTTGACGGTCGAGAATACCGGGCATGTAGTCGTTGCGCTGACAAATGTCTGCTTTCCCGAGCGAAGGGAACGGGTTGAACCTCACAGAGCGTTGACTAAGAACAACTCTGATAATCGTTTCCGGGTCAAGCAAGGGGGATAAGGTCTGAACCTCGCACGAACTCGTAGACATCGGAAAGAGAAGACAATAGGAGGAAAAATTTATATAGAGAAAAACAATTATATAAAGACATGAGCACTCTCTCGGGCTCTGCAGAAGAGGAAGCGAGCAAGATGTTTGAAAGGCGCCTAGACTCGTTAACTTCAACAAGGCGATGGCACCAGCAACGCAATGAGAGCATGCAACAATAGCTGACAGCGAACctagaagagaaaaaaagaaaaaaggagcaaaaaaaaagaggaaacAATTGGTCCGGGAACTAAGATTCCATCGGCTGGCCCCGAAGTGGCAGCGTATGCAGCAGGCGAGATGACGAGCTGAGCGCATCTGAGAGTGGATTGGAGACTCGAAGACATCGAACCTTCCCGCGGCGTTGCCTCCCTATTGGCACGTCGGAAAGGAGGACCGGCGGAAGGAACCGAGCgaacaaggaaaaaaaaaagggtgtGTATTCCCGGAACCATTGCAGCACAGAGCAGAGCTTGTGCGAAACGAAACAGGACATGGCCTGGCGCCAGTACATACGTCGTACGTACAAGCGTACCGACGAAACCGAAATTTGCAATGAGAACCATGAAGAAACAATATAAAACAACCACGAGACAAAGTAACATCATCTGCCGAGCGCGCTAGACCTGGCCACTCGGAGCCGCAGAGACGGAAGGAGGCTGCTGGAACCTTGCTTGCCTTGGTGGGCGGGAGGGCAGCCACAAGCAGGCGCGGCAGATCTGCCGCCGGGCCGGGTGCGGGTGTGGGGTCTCTCCCCTGGGACAATGTGACATCAGGTCACCAACAGCCGTTGCGTTCACGAAGAggtatatgtatgtacatacagtacagtacatacatacagactGTTTTCCCCAAACGAACTTTTCCAGACTAGTCTAGTAGTAGTATGAAATGAAAATTCGTCATCGCTTTGCGGGATATAACCTTTACACTACATGCCCACACTGGGAATCACGTGGCCGCTAAGACGGGGAGCGGTTTATCGGATCGGTCATGGGGAGCAGGTTCGAAGCTTCCCGTTGCCTTCTTCGGGGGGCCTCGAGCTATCCTGCTTTTCATACATTGTACCCTTGAATGTCTACGTGTATCACCTCCGTTCCGCCGGCAAGTTCAGCCCGGCCGACTTTACCAACATTGAACATGGTCACACGGCATCCGATCGTGTAGACTGGACGCTATCATACACTGAACACGGGAGCCCCAAAGGTCGTGTAAAATTCTGCAATCTGTTGTGTATCGCACACGCTATGGTCGTCTTGCCTAGCCTGATAGCCACTCGCTTTGGGTAGAAAAAAAACCCGTCTGCGAGCAGACTTATCGAGCGCGTCTCTTCAGGGAATCTACCCGTTCCGGGGACCGCGGGTCCTTCACTCGCAGGCTGTCATCACGCAATCGCTAGGTCAAGGAGGACCGGGCTGGTAGGAGCTAGCAGCCCACAGACAAATCTGACCTCCGCCCGCTAGACAATTGCGTCCGGATGCTGGATGCGTCGTCAGTGGCATTCACCAAACAACGCCCACCGCCTCCCCAGCTACTAGTATGATGGTGACCTGACTTGGTGACTGACGAGTCTCGGCAGGTTCAGCAGACGCCAGATAGGTCGAGTGTCTGTCTTCTTCTGCGGCCGAGAAGCCCGCATTCCTGGCAGCCAACATGATCTTCCCTGAAGGGAGCTGGAGTGCGCCGGTTGGAGTTGCCCGATAGCTTAAGTGCTTGCCACCGTCGAAAGTCATAGGGTTTGAGATTCTTTGCGGTCCGGTTCAAGTCCTATTACGCACCGCACACGCGGCTTTTTGTCAGAAAAAGCTCGTGGTGATTGAGGGGCTTCTCCGGGTGTAGAGTGTTCTGGGGAACTGTCCTCGACGTCTGCCCAGAGCAGAATCCCTTCATCGAGGTGCTAGTCAATGCTAGTCAAGCTTCTGGTCCGCCACCGCATCGACGGGTTTGCACTTGCAAGACGTTTTGCCCTCCGTGATTTGGAGCTCGATTCATAGAACGTTCGCCGGATAGCGTAGGGCACTTGCCCGCAATACTGAGAGTGTCACTTTCTGGGGGGTAAACATACCAGTCAACGTCGCTCAGTTGGAGTTTCCGAACCCGCTGTCCGCGCTCCTTGTTTGACCGAGGGTCGAGGCGGTTGAGGTGATGGTGTGTCAGACCTCTGTCGTGACCTGCAGGGATATGGTGAGCAATGGTGCTTGGCTTAAGAGAAATTGGGAGCTGTATACCATCTGGTTCTTCACTCTCCCGTAGATCGTAGTTCAAAACCAGGTTCTTGATCCGCTGTTGCTCCTCCTTTGCCGCCTGCCGCTGGTTGATCATAGCAACGGCAAAGTTTGAGTCCGAGGGCAGTTCGACCGTTCGGGTCTAGGAGTGGTTAGCTAACGTTAAAAGCACCGCGAGGGAGCTAAGCTCTCACTTGTTGACGGTTGCCCTTCTTTGTCAGCAGCGAGAAAGCCATTTTCCCACCCGGGGTCCCGGCACTGCTCTCGGTAGCCTCTCCGCTCGGAGCATCACGATTCTTGGGCCGGACGGGGAGAGGGAGATCGAAAGGCTGCTTCGGCTGAAACTTGCGCGTCTCAAAACTTTCGGCCATGATCTTCGCATATTCGCGGTCAAACTCGGCCTCGAATTCGGGATCGATCTGCTCTTCTTCTCTGGTGACGACGatggcttcttcttcttcctcttctccccCAGACTCATTGCCGTTGTCGGCCTGATCCGGCTCAGCGTCCTGAGTGGTCGAGACACCGTCAGTCTCTGCCTCTGATGTCAAGAGAGCGGATTAGGGACTTGCCTCAGCCTCGACCTCGCCATCCTCGGAGCCCGactcgtcatcatcatcctgGTCCCCGACAGGCTCGTCGTCGCTAGATATTCCGCTTGTTTCATCGTCCTGTTCCACAGCCTTGTCCAGGCCAGAGGACTTCTGATCCTGGGCCATGGCAAGCTGAAACACCTTCGTTGCTTCCTCCAAGTTAGACGCCAGCTTCCACTGAGGTCTGGTCAGGGAAAATATGTCCTGAACGAGAAATTCAATGTCCATGGGCAGCGGGTTCTTGGTATAGATGTAGTACTgaaagaaggaaagaaagTAGTCCAGTTTCTTTCCGGCGGCACCCTTGTTGAAAAACATGCCACAGGTCTCGAGTATGGTGGAGATCAGGCGAATGCGGAAGTAGTCGTCAGGCTGGTCAAAGGGGTTAATGCGACCAGGGATTGGTGGGCCACCTTAAGCCTCGAATTAGCAAAGGAACTTTGCGTCTCGACAGGACGGGTGGCATACCGTGGCCGAAAGTCATGATCTTGTACATGACATCAAAGATAACGGGGTGCTCGAGCATTCGGTAATTATAGAGTTCTCCTAGGTATTTGACCTCGGCAATTCGGCGCTGATTGAACTTGAAGTCGTTCTGTTCAAGACCAAATGCAATGGACTCAATGACGGAGTCGATGACGCCGATGACGAACTCGGGATGGTATCTGTTGAGAGCACTCAACAGGATCGCAAGGAGGTGAATGTTGCCGAATTTGACCTTGTCTGGCCTGGAAAAGACCTTGTGAAGCACGGCGACCACCTATCCAACCAAGGTTAGGTAAATGCGGCACGCAGTGCAGATGTGCAGGCTGAAAGAAAACATACCTCCTTTTCCTCCCAGTGCAGCCTGCGGATCTGCCTCAGAACTTTGCTATAATTCCTCTTGGTCAGGTCTGAAT
This genomic window from Thermothelomyces thermophilus ATCC 42464 chromosome 1, complete sequence contains:
- a CDS encoding glycosyltransferase family 2 protein (CAZy_ID 268015); the encoded protein is MAADGVEETWPIKDIVYTSIVGIIMLAAFLEWVLWIAAFLYCLWKVFVKAEHWTVRVLAVLVGVAFTLLRFIFLPIMVVTLPLPSVIARFWPPAMVTFLQWFAFWSFAGLLTIPWLFCVYQIVTHQLGRTKRIKQVLDEVSAPKVVIVMPCYKEEPDVLITAINSVVDCDYPPSCIHVFLSFDGDQVDELYLNTIEKLGVPLTLESYPKSIDVTYKAARITVSRFPHGGKRHCQKMTFKLIDKVYEKYLKRNDNLFILFIDSDCILDRVCLQNFVYDMELSPGNRRDMLAMTGVITSTTRKHSLITLLQDMEYVHGQLFERTVESGCGAVTCLPGALTMLRFSAFRRMAKYYFADKTEQCEDLFDFAKNHLGEDRWLTHLFMIGAKKRYQIQMCTSAFCKTEAVQTVRSLIKQRRRWFLGFITNEVCMLTDWRLWRRYPILVLVRFMQNTIRTTALLFFIMVLALLTTSKKVNELPVGFIAISLGLNWLLMIYFGAKLRRFKIWLYPMMFVLNPFFNWYYMVYGIFTAGQRTWGGPRADAAAADANTTAQQAIEKAEQTGDDLNIVPESFIPAAQKRAEAELAAQGAQGAHTDGDLDEDEDKQDTGRNKRSRSTRRSGTITGIDTGASTGGALLLPPDQVDGRFAAPERTASGWYHHPDDSVFTLATPSFFESSASPITDTNTNYNRFISLNEAETGRNYFSSSSNYRNIHNNEDSRYSFDSGLSGPHGDDGNGNGNGNGNGNGNGSGKDVAVYMPQTVESIMGEEDRRKYELAQASQVRQLLAMRESRVWRRLSQRQRRRRQQERGYVVEVGDDDGGNRQRPQQQQQQQQQQQQQPRGEVSLLDGSVAAEGGRRPLVPHPPSPHSPPQPPQTAGARSGRSPLGRASWTRPTTADDLEAAMGTSPTREPGPNGGASSSRDRSGKTAR